The following coding sequences lie in one Petrotoga sibirica DSM 13575 genomic window:
- a CDS encoding RnfABCDGE type electron transport complex subunit D, with protein MMRKVLYSLIPIYTFAFYMYGWRLIFLSIFVYGFGILTEYIMERRQKRKVTEAVLVSCTLFVLSLPPATPWWIASIGIIFGVLFAKEVYGGFGRNVFNPAIAGRLFIYITFPNIMTQSWLQPGNFGRATSDILTSATPLQVLANGENFGLFELFFGLRSGSMGEGPIFLILIAAIYLIATKTASWKIMLSTFLSASLLTIFFSLMGLQNAFYPLEFLLSGSFMFVTVFMATDPVTAPKNETSKWFYGIIIGVTAIFIRTFSLFPEGTSFGVLMGNTFAALLDIAFTRKKVKA; from the coding sequence ATGATGAGAAAAGTGCTGTACTCACTCATACCTATATACACATTTGCTTTTTACATGTACGGATGGAGATTGATCTTTTTATCTATATTTGTTTATGGTTTTGGGATTTTGACAGAGTATATTATGGAAAGAAGACAAAAACGTAAAGTTACCGAAGCGGTTCTGGTTAGCTGCACTTTATTCGTCTTATCTCTTCCTCCTGCAACACCCTGGTGGATTGCCAGTATTGGGATTATTTTTGGCGTTTTATTTGCAAAGGAAGTTTATGGAGGTTTTGGGAGGAACGTTTTTAATCCAGCTATTGCTGGTAGGCTTTTTATTTACATCACCTTTCCAAATATAATGACCCAATCATGGCTTCAACCAGGAAATTTTGGGAGAGCTACATCTGATATCTTAACTTCAGCAACCCCTCTTCAAGTTTTAGCTAATGGCGAAAATTTCGGTTTGTTTGAACTATTTTTTGGGCTTAGATCCGGTTCAATGGGAGAGGGTCCTATATTTTTAATACTTATCGCTGCAATTTACCTTATCGCTACAAAAACCGCTAGTTGGAAAATTATGTTATCGACATTTTTGAGTGCTTCTTTGCTGACAATCTTTTTTTCTTTAATGGGCCTACAGAACGCCTTTTATCCTTTAGAATTCTTACTTTCTGGAAGTTTCATGTTTGTTACCGTTTTTATGGCAACAGATCCTGTAACCGCACCAAAAAATGAAACCTCTAAATGGTTTTATGGCATTATAATAGGGGTTACGGCTATATTTATCAGAACTTTTTCTCTTTTCCCAGAAGGTACAAGTTTTGGAGTGTTAATGGGTAACACTTTTGCTGCTTTGTTGGATATAGCTTTTACTAGAAAGAAGGTGAAAGCATGA
- a CDS encoding NADH:ubiquinone reductase (Na(+)-transporting) subunit E, translating into MSPDVGLISLFFASIFTSNILLSNFLGMCSFISVSKDFTSSNGLGLAVTFVMTVTTAINWLVYHYLLIPFGLEYLRYIVFIIVIAAIVQISEMVIERMSTNLYMSLGIFLPLITVNCAILGVALFMQIRNYNFLQSVIFGLGSGLGWWLAIVSLAAIRKKVDKSPVPGPLKGPGITLITIGLMAMAFMGFSGMLNVQ; encoded by the coding sequence ATGTCCCCTGACGTAGGTTTGATATCTTTATTTTTTGCTTCTATTTTTACAAGCAACATTCTTCTTTCTAATTTTTTAGGAATGTGTTCCTTTATATCGGTTTCAAAGGATTTCACTTCTTCTAATGGGCTGGGCCTTGCAGTAACTTTTGTTATGACTGTAACTACCGCAATTAATTGGCTTGTCTACCATTACTTGTTGATTCCCTTCGGATTAGAGTATCTTAGATATATAGTGTTCATAATAGTTATTGCCGCAATAGTTCAGATATCAGAAATGGTTATAGAGAGAATGTCAACTAATTTGTATATGAGCTTAGGTATTTTTCTTCCTTTAATCACCGTCAATTGCGCTATACTGGGTGTAGCTCTCTTTATGCAGATTAGAAATTATAATTTTCTTCAATCGGTTATATTTGGACTAGGTTCAGGGCTAGGTTGGTGGTTAGCAATAGTATCTCTAGCAGCGATAAGAAAAAAGGTTGATAAATCTCCTGTACCAGGACCTTTAAAAGGACCTGGAATTACTTTAATCACGATTGGACTTATGGCGATGGCTTTCATGGGATTTTCCGGTATGTTAAACGTACAGTGA
- a CDS encoding LacI family DNA-binding transcriptional regulator: MKEKKKNPNPTIKDVARLANVGIATVSRVLNNSEKVSEKTREKVLEIIEELGYSPNINARTLSSKNINSLSFVTPDMGNEFYGIMYSLLEKKISRNNYRLIVFPLIDQISLEKIKQNTDLIYQTDGVFISSLSVSSIFQNRIPPKKIILIDSYDERFDSVYVDNYQVGKTAAEYLISNSPSNSTFYLVTFKELNNEFTSFVFKKRDEGFLQVMEENNKKVKIIYSDLLWDGGYKAIGNVLKRRPKKYSSIFATCDMIGIGIKKYLEEKNMHPKKDYSLIAVDNLPISRLFQLTTIRQPIIEMVEIAYEMFISSMEGREKVEHHKLEGKVVERQT; the protein is encoded by the coding sequence GTGAAAGAAAAAAAGAAAAATCCAAATCCTACTATTAAAGATGTTGCACGGCTCGCCAACGTTGGAATAGCAACAGTTTCAAGGGTGTTAAATAATTCCGAAAAAGTAAGTGAAAAGACCAGAGAAAAAGTTCTAGAAATCATTGAAGAGTTGGGTTATTCTCCCAATATTAATGCGAGAACATTATCTTCAAAAAATATAAATTCCCTTTCTTTTGTGACACCTGACATGGGAAACGAATTTTATGGGATCATGTATTCTTTACTTGAAAAGAAGATTTCTCGTAACAATTATAGGTTGATTGTTTTTCCCCTTATAGATCAGATATCGCTGGAAAAGATCAAGCAAAATACCGATTTAATTTATCAAACTGACGGAGTGTTCATCTCTTCTCTTTCCGTCTCAAGTATTTTTCAGAACAGGATTCCCCCTAAAAAGATAATATTGATCGATTCATATGATGAAAGATTTGATTCTGTCTATGTTGATAATTATCAAGTCGGGAAAACCGCTGCTGAGTACCTTATAAGTAATTCGCCGTCAAATAGCACTTTTTACTTGGTTACTTTTAAGGAACTCAACAATGAATTTACCTCTTTCGTTTTCAAAAAAAGAGATGAAGGTTTTTTACAGGTTATGGAAGAGAACAATAAAAAGGTAAAGATAATATACAGCGATTTATTGTGGGACGGAGGGTATAAAGCGATTGGTAATGTTTTAAAAAGACGTCCTAAAAAATATTCCTCCATATTTGCAACATGTGACATGATTGGAATAGGCATCAAAAAGTACTTGGAAGAAAAGAATATGCATCCAAAAAAAGATTATTCATTGATAGCTGTTGATAATCTACCTATTAGTAGACTATTTCAATTAACAACGATTAGACAACCGATTATTGAAATGGTCGAAATTGCATATGAAATGTTCATCTCTTCTATGGAAGGAAGAGAAAAAGTTGAACATCATAAATTAGAAGGAAAAGTAGTAGAAAGACAAACATAG
- the argF gene encoding ornithine carbamoyltransferase, which yields MPINLRGRSLLTLKDFTPEEIKYLLELSKDLKAKKRMGIKGNLLKGKNIVLLFEKTSTRTRCAFEVAAFDEGANVTFLTNSQMGKKESIEDTARVLGRFYDGIEFRGFKQETVEILAKYSGVPVWNGLTDEDHPTQVLADFLTVMENFEKPLNKIKFVYVGDGRNNMANALMIGASKMGMDFVIISPKELFPNNELVSEMEKTASENGGEITITDNLDAVANSDVIYTDVWISMGEESKVEERIKLLKPYQVNMDLIKKTNNPDVIFLHCLPSFHDTKTEMGYDVYQKYGIKEMEVTDEVFESKYSKVFDQAENRMHTIKAVMVATLVG from the coding sequence ATGCCTATCAATTTAAGAGGAAGAAGCCTTTTAACGTTGAAAGATTTCACGCCCGAAGAAATAAAGTATCTTTTGGAACTTTCAAAAGATCTGAAAGCCAAAAAGAGAATGGGTATTAAGGGGAACTTATTAAAAGGTAAGAACATAGTTTTGTTATTTGAAAAAACATCAACTAGAACAAGATGTGCTTTTGAAGTAGCCGCCTTCGATGAAGGGGCAAACGTTACATTTCTAACTAACAGTCAAATGGGTAAGAAAGAATCAATAGAAGATACCGCCAGAGTTTTAGGAAGATTTTACGATGGTATAGAATTTAGAGGCTTCAAGCAAGAAACGGTGGAAATTCTAGCAAAATATTCAGGTGTTCCTGTGTGGAATGGTCTAACAGATGAAGATCATCCCACCCAAGTTTTGGCAGATTTCTTAACAGTTATGGAAAATTTTGAAAAACCTCTTAATAAGATCAAGTTTGTATACGTTGGAGATGGAAGAAACAATATGGCTAATGCACTTATGATAGGTGCCTCTAAGATGGGGATGGATTTTGTAATAATCTCTCCAAAAGAACTTTTCCCAAATAACGAACTGGTAAGCGAAATGGAAAAGACAGCTAGCGAAAACGGTGGAGAAATAACCATCACAGACAATCTTGATGCTGTTGCTAACTCGGATGTCATCTATACTGATGTCTGGATTTCTATGGGAGAAGAAAGTAAAGTCGAAGAGAGAATCAAATTACTTAAACCATACCAAGTAAATATGGATTTGATAAAAAAGACAAACAATCCTGATGTAATTTTTCTGCATTGTCTGCCTTCTTTTCATGACACAAAAACCGAGATGGGATACGATGTTTACCAGAAATACGGTATTAAAGAAATGGAAGTTACGGACGAAGTGTTCGAAAGTAAGTACTCAAAGGTTTTTGACCAAGCAGAAAATAGAATGCATACCATAAAAGCAGTTATGGTAGCAACGTTGGTAGGTTGA
- a CDS encoding FMN-binding protein — translation MKREGRVYTIIFTFIISFVFVFVLAVANELTKDTVEKNQELFQIKAILSATGISYQSDEEAFQKYNSIVSTLNNNGSEIYTAQINQENIYATIFSGSGLWGTITGVLAVNEDVSRIVGIDFISQNETPGLGGRIEEDWFKRQFSGLKIIDSEIKIVTGQNGGDYDYENGQVDAITGATRTSESIEKIVNETISNLKDILGVSI, via the coding sequence ATGAAAAGGGAAGGTAGAGTTTATACCATAATATTTACATTTATTATTTCTTTTGTATTTGTTTTCGTTCTGGCAGTTGCAAATGAACTAACAAAAGATACTGTAGAAAAAAATCAAGAATTGTTCCAAATTAAAGCCATATTATCTGCAACGGGTATATCTTATCAGAGTGATGAAGAAGCTTTTCAAAAATATAACTCTATAGTTTCAACCTTAAATAATAATGGCTCTGAGATATATACAGCTCAAATAAACCAAGAAAACATCTATGCTACCATCTTCTCAGGAAGTGGACTATGGGGAACGATCACGGGTGTCTTAGCTGTGAACGAAGATGTTTCTAGAATCGTTGGTATTGACTTTATATCTCAAAACGAGACGCCAGGATTAGGCGGAAGGATAGAAGAAGATTGGTTCAAAAGGCAGTTTTCTGGTCTCAAAATTATAGATAGTGAAATAAAAATAGTAACAGGACAAAACGGCGGAGACTACGACTACGAAAACGGACAAGTCGATGCAATAACTGGCGCTACAAGAACTTCTGAGTCTATTGAAAAAATTGTAAATGAAACGATTTCGAATTTGAAAGATATTCTGGGGGTGAGTATTTAA
- a CDS encoding NADH:ubiquinone reductase (Na(+)-transporting) subunit F — MNAILAASFLIGGLSAVLATMIVVVDSVVNNYGEVKIDINNGKKELKVNGGAPLLTTLSEQGIFIPSACGGRGSCGACKVKVLSDIGPILPTEAPLLDEVEMKQNIRLSCQVKVKSDIAIEIPEELFSAKIFKGVVEKTNDLTYDIKGVKIKLVEPNEIEFKSGQYMQLVIPPYEKINEYTQRAYSIASSPSQKESLEFFIRLVPGGIATTYVHNYLKENDQMELVGPFGEFYMRDTDADMICVAGGSGLAPIKSIVADMFERGITNRNVWLFFGARSLKDLYYMDFFQDMEKKWDRFHFVPALSEPQPEDNWNGETGLITNVLGKYFKEKMDQNTQKEGYLCGSPGMINACIKVMTENGISEDKIYYDKFA; from the coding sequence GTGAATGCAATTTTAGCCGCTTCATTTTTAATAGGTGGATTAAGTGCAGTTTTAGCTACTATGATTGTGGTTGTTGATAGCGTAGTTAACAATTATGGAGAGGTTAAGATTGATATCAACAACGGGAAAAAGGAGTTAAAGGTAAATGGAGGTGCTCCACTACTTACCACTCTTTCCGAGCAAGGCATCTTTATCCCTTCAGCATGTGGCGGTAGAGGAAGTTGTGGGGCATGTAAGGTGAAAGTTTTATCAGATATAGGGCCAATTTTACCCACTGAAGCACCCCTTTTAGACGAAGTAGAAATGAAACAAAATATAAGACTATCTTGTCAAGTGAAAGTAAAATCTGACATAGCAATAGAAATACCTGAAGAACTATTTTCCGCAAAAATTTTCAAGGGTGTGGTTGAAAAAACAAATGATTTGACTTATGATATAAAAGGAGTTAAAATTAAACTTGTCGAACCCAATGAAATTGAGTTTAAATCTGGGCAGTATATGCAATTGGTTATACCTCCCTACGAGAAAATAAACGAATATACTCAAAGGGCATATTCCATAGCATCATCTCCAAGCCAAAAAGAATCTTTAGAATTTTTTATCAGGCTTGTCCCAGGCGGGATTGCAACAACTTATGTTCATAATTATCTAAAAGAAAATGATCAAATGGAATTAGTCGGTCCTTTTGGCGAATTTTATATGAGAGATACGGATGCAGATATGATATGTGTTGCAGGAGGTTCGGGATTAGCTCCAATAAAATCTATCGTTGCAGATATGTTCGAAAGGGGGATAACCAACAGAAATGTATGGTTGTTTTTCGGGGCAAGAAGTTTGAAAGACCTTTACTACATGGATTTCTTTCAAGACATGGAAAAGAAATGGGACAGATTCCACTTTGTTCCTGCTCTTTCCGAACCACAACCTGAGGATAATTGGAATGGTGAAACAGGCCTTATCACAAATGTATTGGGAAAATATTTCAAAGAAAAAATGGATCAAAATACCCAAAAGGAAGGATATTTATGTGGAAGCCCCGGCATGATTAATGCCTGCATTAAAGTAATGACAGAGAACGGCATATCCGAAGATAAAATATATTATGATAAGTTCGCGTAA
- the pulA gene encoding type I pullulanase produces the protein MKKVGYFLLVFFLISILLGCSAQTDQANQTQTLPEEVGSTNPNDFVSLSEGKTADDFDAQTVLIVHYYRPDGDYEPWNLWIWPSKPVSKEGARYLFDGEDSFGKYAIIKFDEKHEELGFIVRTDNWDKDISVDRFVSIPESGVAEIWVLSGVENYYTDPENLDLSPRVNAAIMDSFDEIMVNLTVPFDTKEWKGKVNFYEVEDSDPVALDVSDVYKTDPTDISVTTNITIKLANPISSQDVDKLYKVDIEGYVSENYVIMRNILDDEVFHYYGNDLGAVYSPDKTDFKVWSPVSSKATVLLFDNYLDEKPYKVVPMEKNDNGVWQATVNGDLKRKYYLYEFVSYGETRRTIDIYSAALAVNSTKSTIVDLKDTDPVGWDKDVRPTLNNIEDSIVYEIHVKDFTIDESSGIPEEYRGKYLGLTIDNTQSPSGVKTGLSHLKELGVTHVHIMPIQDAGSLDETKFDQQYGWGYDPLVYNVPEGIYSTDPYDPLKRINEVKTVVKTFHENGIRVVMDVVYNHTYQVGKHSPFDQTVPYFYYRTDQSGKYTNGSGCGNEIATERFMVRKYILDSLKYWVDEYHVDGFRFDLLGLFDKETVKTISEELHAILPDLLLYGEPWTGGGPITFGKGDQKGLEVAVFNDDVRNAIRGSVFEPEAKGFGLGAPGQQTRIKRGAVGSIEYDNTIRSWAQDPQETINYVSNHDNHTLWDKNALALGVKPWEEEIDPLTLETLKASQKFSNAMILTMQGITFLHGGVDFARTKNGNDNSYNVLEPNVYDWNRKSEFYDIFEYYQGLIELRKAHPAFRMTNSEDIINHIEFFELPKEYRKTVAFIIKDNANNDPWKNIVVVYNAEPESSVQITLPEGEWNLVVNEDTAGTVTLDVVEGVIEVSPLSVYVLYQN, from the coding sequence ATGAAGAAAGTAGGTTACTTTTTGTTAGTATTTTTCTTAATTTCCATTTTGTTAGGCTGTTCTGCACAAACAGATCAAGCCAACCAAACTCAAACTTTGCCTGAAGAGGTTGGAAGTACAAATCCTAATGATTTTGTAAGCCTTTCTGAAGGCAAAACTGCCGATGATTTTGATGCACAAACCGTTTTGATCGTACACTATTACAGACCTGATGGGGATTATGAACCTTGGAATCTTTGGATTTGGCCAAGTAAACCCGTCTCAAAAGAAGGAGCAAGATATTTATTCGATGGCGAAGACAGCTTCGGCAAGTATGCAATCATCAAATTTGATGAAAAGCATGAGGAACTGGGTTTTATTGTAAGAACAGATAACTGGGATAAAGATATTTCAGTGGATAGATTCGTGAGTATACCTGAAAGTGGTGTTGCTGAAATATGGGTCTTATCAGGCGTAGAAAATTACTATACCGATCCAGAAAACCTTGACCTAAGTCCTCGAGTGAACGCAGCTATTATGGATTCATTCGATGAGATAATGGTGAATCTAACTGTGCCCTTTGATACAAAAGAGTGGAAAGGTAAAGTTAATTTTTATGAGGTGGAAGATTCTGATCCCGTTGCTTTAGATGTATCAGATGTTTATAAAACTGATCCTACCGATATTTCCGTCACCACAAATATTACCATAAAACTTGCTAATCCTATATCTTCCCAGGATGTGGATAAATTGTATAAAGTAGATATAGAAGGATATGTATCAGAAAATTATGTAATTATGAGAAATATTTTAGATGATGAAGTTTTTCATTACTACGGAAACGATTTAGGAGCGGTGTATTCCCCAGATAAGACAGATTTTAAAGTTTGGTCCCCCGTTTCCTCAAAGGCAACGGTACTACTTTTTGATAATTATTTGGATGAAAAACCTTATAAAGTAGTTCCCATGGAAAAAAACGATAACGGAGTTTGGCAAGCTACTGTGAACGGTGATTTAAAGAGGAAGTATTATCTATATGAGTTTGTATCATACGGAGAAACAAGAAGAACTATAGATATTTATTCCGCGGCTCTTGCCGTCAATTCTACCAAGTCTACGATTGTTGATTTGAAAGATACCGATCCCGTAGGTTGGGATAAAGATGTGAGGCCTACTCTCAACAACATAGAAGATTCAATTGTTTATGAAATTCACGTAAAGGATTTTACGATAGACGAAAGCTCAGGAATTCCAGAAGAATACAGGGGTAAATATCTTGGGTTGACTATAGACAATACCCAGTCCCCAAGCGGTGTGAAGACGGGGTTATCCCATCTAAAGGAACTTGGAGTTACTCATGTTCACATTATGCCTATTCAAGATGCTGGTTCTTTAGATGAAACTAAATTCGATCAGCAATACGGTTGGGGATACGATCCCTTGGTATACAATGTCCCCGAAGGTATTTATTCGACAGATCCGTATGATCCATTAAAGAGGATAAACGAAGTTAAAACTGTAGTTAAAACTTTTCACGAAAACGGTATAAGGGTTGTGATGGATGTTGTGTACAACCATACATACCAAGTTGGGAAGCATTCACCTTTCGATCAAACCGTTCCTTACTTCTATTATCGTACTGATCAATCAGGGAAATATACAAATGGATCGGGATGTGGAAACGAAATAGCCACGGAAAGGTTTATGGTTAGAAAGTACATATTAGATAGTTTAAAGTATTGGGTCGATGAGTACCATGTAGACGGATTCAGATTCGATTTATTAGGTTTATTTGACAAAGAAACGGTAAAAACAATATCAGAAGAATTACACGCTATACTACCAGACTTACTTTTATATGGGGAACCGTGGACTGGCGGAGGTCCAATAACGTTTGGTAAAGGGGACCAAAAAGGTTTAGAAGTGGCAGTATTCAACGATGACGTCAGAAACGCTATTAGGGGAAGCGTATTTGAACCTGAGGCCAAAGGTTTTGGCTTAGGTGCTCCAGGTCAACAAACGAGGATAAAAAGAGGCGCTGTTGGATCTATTGAATACGACAATACAATAAGATCTTGGGCACAAGACCCACAAGAAACAATAAACTACGTTTCCAACCATGATAACCATACTTTATGGGATAAAAATGCCCTTGCCCTCGGTGTAAAACCATGGGAAGAAGAGATAGACCCACTAACTTTAGAAACCTTAAAAGCCTCTCAAAAATTTTCTAACGCAATGATTTTAACCATGCAAGGCATAACCTTCTTACACGGAGGCGTTGATTTTGCAAGGACTAAGAACGGTAACGATAATTCATACAACGTTTTAGAACCAAACGTATACGATTGGAACAGGAAAAGCGAGTTTTACGATATATTTGAGTATTACCAAGGATTGATAGAACTGAGAAAAGCTCATCCCGCCTTTAGAATGACAAATAGTGAAGATATAATAAATCACATAGAATTTTTTGAACTACCAAAAGAATATAGAAAAACCGTTGCTTTTATCATAAAAGATAATGCGAACAACGATCCGTGGAAGAATATAGTAGTTGTTTACAACGCAGAACCAGAATCTTCAGTTCAAATCACTTTACCTGAAGGGGAATGGAACTTAGTTGTAAATGAAGATACAGCAGGTACAGTAACATTGGATGTTGTAGAGGGAGTAATCGAAGTATCACCTTTATCCGTCTACGTTTTATATCAAAATTAA
- a CDS encoding Rnf-Nqr domain containing protein translates to MAQKNWIAIAKDNLWYNNPVFIQILGICSTLAVTNTLINTSIMTLGVVFVTGLSALTVSLLKSFIPRKVRMIAQTLIISFYVIIVDIVLRAYVPEVSRALGPYVGLIITNCIIMGRTEAFAQSNPPLLSLWDGLTSGIGYMYVLLMVAFVRELLGFGTLFGFQILPNNFANWTIMVMPPSAFFMLAIFIWILKGYMFRKEVKK, encoded by the coding sequence ATGGCTCAGAAAAATTGGATAGCGATTGCTAAAGATAATTTATGGTATAACAATCCTGTATTCATTCAAATACTCGGAATATGTTCCACACTAGCCGTAACTAATACTCTTATTAACACTTCTATTATGACTCTAGGAGTTGTTTTTGTAACAGGATTATCCGCGTTGACGGTTTCTTTGTTGAAATCTTTTATTCCTAGGAAAGTCAGAATGATAGCCCAAACGTTGATAATATCTTTTTATGTTATAATTGTTGATATCGTTCTACGGGCTTATGTACCTGAAGTTAGTAGAGCGTTGGGACCATACGTAGGTTTGATTATAACTAATTGTATAATAATGGGAAGAACAGAGGCTTTTGCTCAATCTAACCCTCCACTGCTATCCTTGTGGGATGGTTTAACAAGTGGAATTGGTTATATGTATGTTCTTTTGATGGTCGCATTTGTGAGGGAATTATTGGGCTTTGGAACACTTTTTGGATTTCAAATATTACCAAATAATTTTGCAAATTGGACTATAATGGTGATGCCTCCAAGTGCCTTCTTTATGTTAGCTATTTTTATTTGGATACTCAAAGGTTACATGTTTAGAAAGGAGGTTAAAAAATAA